A DNA window from Fusarium fujikuroi IMI 58289 draft genome, chromosome FFUJ_chr11 contains the following coding sequences:
- a CDS encoding related to methyltransferase produces MALLLFSQVVMILPPPRLSHETSHGPIPVPAQKPFIKWTHAPCDASWGQAQAKRGEQLHFFSAEVHFFNCVLVKKYKMSAAADVTQGENVASGDMLAPTHWENTEATDNSDADSAIGDDAASSTASINSSILEYRTINGRTYHAERGDAQYWASNDNQASEALDIIHHTSTLIMDGKLFLAPVKEPSKVLDIGTGTGIWAMDFGDEFPEAEVIGTDISPIQPTWVSPNVKFEIEDFTLDWTFPPNSADFVHLRFLYGSVPDWYTLYERAYQVTKPGGWIESHEGDPMGRSDDDSLKPGSAIAEWGKFFHEGGKKLGRVFTPLPDNLQEKGLKAAGFVDIQSKTIKVPVGDWPQDERLKEIGRFTTMSILSDVEGHISFMATLLEGWTQEQVHLYCSQLRRELKSKKPAHAYYLQRIVWGRKPAEGEVTATE; encoded by the exons ATGGCTCTGTTGTTGTTTTCACAGGTC GTCATGATCCTCCCTCCCCCAAGGCTTTCGCATGAAACCTCCCACGGGCCAATTCCCGTTCCCGCTCAAAAACCCTTCATCAAGTGGACC CACGCACCATGCGATGCAAGCTGgggccaagcccaagcaaaGAGGGGTGAACAGCTTCATTTTTTCTCCGCCGAAGtccacttcttcaactgtGTTCTCGTCAAGAAATACAAGATGAGCGCTGCAGCAGATGTCACACAGGGTGAGAATGTTGCCTCAGGGGACATGCTTGCCCCGACGCACTGGGAG AACACTGAAGCTACGGACAACTCAGATGCCGACTCTGCGATCGGCGACGACGCCGCTAGCTCAACCGCCAGCATCAACTCCAGCATTCTCGAGTATCGAACCATAAACGGGCGGACGTACCACGCTGAGCGAGGCGATGCTCAGTACTGGGCATCAAACGACAACCAGGCTTCTGAGGCCTTGGACATTATCCACCATACTTCCACGCTGATCATGGACGGCAAGCTCTTCCTCGCGCCCGTCAAAGAGCCCAGCAAAGTCCTCGATATCGGGACCGGCACTGGGATCTGGGCCATGGACTTTGGCGATGAGTTCCCAGAGGCGGAGGTCATCGGCACAGACATCTCGCCCATCCAGCCAAC CTGGGTGTCCCCAAACGTCAAGTTCGAGATTGAAGACTTTACCCTCGACTGGACGTTCCCTCCCAACTCCGCCGACTTCGTCCACCTCCGTTTTCTCTACGGCAGCGTGCCCGATTGGTACACCTTGTACGAGCGCGCCTACCAAGTAACCAAACCCGGCGGCTGGATCGAATCTCACGAAGGTGACCCCATGGGCCGCAGCGACGACGACAGTCTGAAACCCGGCAGCGCAATTGCAGAATGGGGCAAGTTCTTCCACGAAGGCGGCAAGAAGCTGGGCCGCGTGTTCACTCCCCTTCCCGATAATCTGCAGGAGAAGGGTCTCAAGGCAGCTGGTTTCGTGGACATCCAGTCCAAGACGATCAAGGTCCCTGTTGGCGATTGGCCGCAGGATGAGCGGCTCAAGGAGATTGGAAGGTTCACGACAATGAGCATTCTATCCGATGTAGAGGGACACATCTCGTTCATGGCTACGCTCCTTGAGGGGTGGACCCAGGAACAGGTCCATTTGTACTGCTCCCAGCTGAGGAGGGAGTTGAAGTCCAAGAAGCCGGCGCACGCTTACTACCTGCAACGTATTGTTTGGGGACGCAAACCCGCCGAGGGCGAGGTTACGGCGACAGAGTAG
- a CDS encoding related to carboxypeptidase, protein MGFLKTALLLAGASLGAFASQIPLKDTDSPQASTFQVHQSSLFPEHTIRIREQVDDSICDARVKQYTGWLDVGNQHLFFWYFESKNAPKTDPLVLWLTGGPGGSSMLGLLQELGPCLINEHGNGTVHNPYGWNENANYIFVDQPASVGFSYLDDGEPIPSNSFVAAESMHKFLQLFVSQVFPDLADKPFHISGESYGGHYIPVLGATIVAQNSLYPKRPQVNLESVLIGNGYVSPLDTHFGYWETLCTTNPGVDKPVFNSTRCDIMAANLPRCLDLARVCYEHPDHAICGAAGQVCWDGVISWYDGESGTGGNRNRFDITRPCESGDDLCYKQAGLIEKYLNTPKVFDALGVPSAVTNYSIYAMDVEVAFSLGYDQEISTQSQILYLLDHSIDVLMYQGNFDLACNTAGNLRWSNSMPWKGQPEYVSQRQRSWGAGGDEFGWYKEVKIKMGDTDKKTTFAFVTVDGAGHMVPQDKPKEGLELVNRWLKKRTFNK, encoded by the exons ATGGGCTTTCTAAAAACGGCATTGCTCCTAGCGGGAGCTTCTCTTGGGGCTTTTGCCTCGCAGATACCACTCAAGGACACAGACTCACCGCAAGCCTCCACGTTCCAAGTTCACCAAAGTTCGCTATTTCCAGAGCATACGATCCGCATCAGGGAGCAGGTTGACGACTCCATATGCGATGCCCGCGTGAAGCAGTACACCGGCTGGCTCGATGTCGGCAACCAGCACCTTTTCTTCTGGTACTTCGAGAGCAAGAATGCGCCGAAAACAGACCCTCTTGTGCTTTGGTTAACTGGAGGCCCTGGTGGTTCCTCAATGCTGGGATTGCTTCAAGAGCTTGGACCGTGTTTGATCAACGAGCACGGTAATGGGACGGTTCATAATCCTTATGGATGGAATGAGAATGCGAACTATATCTTTGTCGACCAGCCTGCCAGTGTTGGCTTCTCGTACTTGGATGACGGAGAGCCGATTCCGTCAAACTCGTTCGTCGCTGCTGAGAGTATGCATAAGTTCTTACAGCTCTTTGTGAGCCAAGTATTTCCGGACCTCGCTGACAAGCCCTTCCATATTTCGGGAGAGAGTTACGGA GGCCATTATATCCCTGTCCTGGGAGCGACTATCGTTGCACAGAACAGTCTCTATCCTAAGCGACCCCAAGTCAACCTAGAGTCAGTTCTTATCGGTAACGGTTACGTCTCTCCTCTGGACACACACTTCGGATACTGGGAGACACTCTGCACCACGAACCCGGGAGTTGACAAGCCTGTGTTCAACAGCACACGCTGTGATATTATGGCTGCAAACCTCCCACGATGTCTTGACCTCGCACGGGTTTGTTATGAGCATCCCGACCATGCTATCTGCGGCGCTGCTGGTCAAGTTTGCTGGGATGGAGTCATCAGTTGGTACGATGGAGAATCTGGTACAGGCGGCAACAGGAACAGATTCGACATCACCAGACCCTGCGAGTCTGGAGATGACCTGTGCTATAAGCAAGCAGGGTTGATTGAGAAGTACCTCAACACACCCAAGGTTTTCGATGCCTTGGGCGTACCCAGCGCAGTGACGAACTACTCCATTTACGCCATGGATGTAGAGGTCGCATTTAGTCTGGGATACGACCAAGAGATCAGCACCCAGTCACAGATACTATATCTTCTCGATCACAGCATCGATGTGCTCATGTACCAAGGAAATTTCGACCTCGCATGCAACACGGCTGGCAACTTGAGATGGAGCAACAGTATGCCTTGGAAAGGACAACCGGAATATGTTTCGCAACGACAGAGGTCCTGGGGTGCTGGAGGTGATGAGTTTGGATGGTATAAGGaggtcaagatcaagatgggTGACACCGATAAGAAAACTACATTCGCTTTTGTTACTGTTGATGGAGCTGGCCATATG GTTCCTCAGGACAAGCCGAAAGAAGGTTTGGAATTGGTGAACAggtggttgaagaagcgGACTTTCAACAAATGA
- a CDS encoding related to aflatoxin efflux pump AFLT has product MAELIILERTPSPHVHQQDHDNENSYCEHDIAAEGHAAQSNDLPDAEYATGVRLWLTILSVVSILVLASIDMNIVSTVVPAITNHFHTVAHVGWYSSAFRLSVCAFQFIFGKAYKLFSVKRVFLLSNAISIVGSVLSGAAVSSTMLVVGRAVAGLGSAGLFAGSFIIIAQSTPLRRRPAFLGVLGAAEGLATIAAPLLGGALQTLSWRWCFYISAPTGAVTLVLTIFCLSNDQKSSEVNGLSLKQKVAQLDIVSNMLLLPALASLFLALSWAGTVYPWSSGQVIGPLLAFAGLLALFIWNQIRRGDVAALPPRIMKHRCVIAGFIFIFCVNSTGVVLEYYLPTYYQLVRGYTPVKSGYMMLPIIIAATVGSLIHGAGTSALGYYTPFMVFASIIMPIAAGLITTFKIDTSSEKLIAYSALSGLAYGIGFIGPQTAVQTVLPAEDVPLGLSIMLFAQSFGPAISVPIAQVLFTNRLSGNLDGVVPGFNGTEISNSGLTEMITNMPESVTREVLVAIDRSLGQTWYLVAGLASFAIVGSLMTEWRSVKEKRE; this is encoded by the coding sequence atggcaGAACTTATCATACTCGAACGGACACCTTCACCGCACGTCCACCAGCAGGACCACGATAATGAAAATAGTTATTGTGAACATGACATTGCTGCCGAGGGCCATGCTGCGCAGTCAAATGATTTGCCGGACGCAGAGTACGCAACAGGCGTCAGACTCTGGCTGACCATACTCTCTGTGGtctccatcctcgtcctcgccaGCATAGACATGAATATAGTTAGTACAGTAGTACCAGCAATCACCAATCACTTTCACACGGTAGCTCACGTCGGCTGGTACTCGTCCGCCTTCAGACTCAGTGTCTGTGCTTTCCAATTCATCTTCGGGAAAGCATACAAGCTCTTCTCTGTCAAGCGTGTCTTTCTCCTGTCTAATGCTATCTCCATAGTCGGATCTGTGCTTTCAGGCGCTGCTGTCTCGTCGACAATGCTTGTTGTTGGAAGAGCTGTCGCTGGACTAGGATCCGCAGGGCTGTTCGCTGgctcattcatcatcatcgctcaaTCAACGCCTCTTCGTCGACGGCCTGCTTTCCTTGGTGTTCTGGGGGCTGCTGAGGGTCTTGCTACCATCGCTGCGCCGTTGCTTGGTGGTGCGCTTCAGACCTTGAGCTGGCGATGGTGCTTCTACATCAGCGCGCCCACTGGTGCCGTGACTCTTGTTCTTACCATATTTTGCCTGTCGAATGATCAAAAGTCCAGTGAAGTTAATGGACTGTCTTTGAAGCAGAAGGTTGCTCAGCTTGACATTGTCAGCAACATGTTGCTCCTTCCAGCGCTTGCAAGCCTTTTCCTCGCGCTTTCATGGGCGGGTACTGTTTATCCATGGAGTAGCGGTCAGGTGATTGGACCTCTACTTGCATTCGCTGGTCTCCTTGCATTGTTTATCTGGAATCAAATCCGCCGAGGCGATGTCGCTGCACTTCCGCCTCGCATCATGAAGCATCGCTGCGTGATAGCGGGTTTTATCTTCATATTCTGCGTCAACAGCACTGGCGTCGTGCTGGAGTACTATCTGCCCACTTACTATCAGCTCGTTCGTGGATACACCCCCGTCAAGAGTGGCTACATGATGttacccatcatcatcgcggCAACAGTCGGTTCACTCATCCATGGAGCAGGGACAAGCGCACTCGGCTACTACACGCCTTTCATGGTTTTcgcatccatcatcatgccAATTGCTGCAGGACTCATCACCACGTTCAAGATTGATACCAGTTCCGAAAAGCTTATCGCTTACTCGGCGCTTTCAGGTCTGGCCTATGGCATTGGGTTCATCGGCCCTCAAACTGCTGTACAGACAGTTCTCCCAGCCGAAGACGTCCCGCTTGGCCTATCTATCATGCTGTTTGCTCAATCTTTCGGCCCCGCTATATCAGTGCCCATTGCCCAGGTGCTCTTCACAAACCGACTTTCAGGTAACCTCGATGGTGTCGTACCGGGTTTCAATGGAACGGAAATCAGCAACAGCGGCCTTACCGAGATGATCACCAATATGCCAGAGTCTGTCACAAGAGAGGTCCTGGTTGCAATCGATAGAAGCCTTGGGCAGACATGGTATCTTGTAGCAGGGCTGGCTTCGTTTGCAATAGTTGGAAGCCTGATGACGGAATGGAGATCAGTCAAGGAGAAACGCGAATGA